gctatgacatccttaataattgattccatcattttacccactactgatgtcaggctgaccggtctataattccctgttttctctctccctccttttttaaaaagtggggttacattggtgtttcatgcagaagtacccccagatctcgctgtattgcggcactttgcaatctttctgcatttaaataataacttgctctttgatttttttgccaaagtgcatgaactcacactttccaacattatactgcatctgccaaatttttgcccactcgcttaacctgtctatttccttttgcagattctttgtgtcctcctcacacatttcttttcctcccatctttgtatcatcagcaaacttggctacgttacactcagtcccttcttccatgtcgttaatatagattgcaaataatgggggttccagcactgatccctgtggcaccccatgatttactgattgccaacccgagaatgaaccatttatccagactctctaactaacagaaaacagtcaatCCTCTATAATCTAGGAATCGGCAGTTTTACAAAGCTTGAGCTGGAATGTGTGCCGTTACAGAATCAGCGGGGATTCAGTTTAAAACTGAAcctgaatttaatcctgattgtaacagactGGAATTTGCTAGAGAAATATGGAATATGATAAAAGGAAACAAAACGTATTTGGAAATATTTGGCTAATGTTGAAGTTACTatcataatccgcaattttaacaattattggcgcaATTTTTGAATTTCTAAATCGTTTGAGGACTGACTTTTGAGGACAATAATTTCCGCCCTGGATTCATTGGCGGGCTAACCAGACTGTGATTGGACATCAGAaaagaccaatcacaagttcgctccctgcattcctACAGAAGGTAtaataagaagggcagatgtggaaggagtttctcattctttctctgaacgtgtggattgtggaaatgtttGGAAGAAGAAAaagcggcggtaaagctcgggccaaggccaagtctgtcCTCCCGGGccagactgcagttccctgtgggccgtgttcacaggatcCTGTGGAAGGGGAACTATATTGAGCGTGTGTGTGCGCcgaagccccggtctacatggctgctgtgctcgagtatctgaccgctgaaatcctggagctggccgacaACAAAaaaacccgcatcatccccagacacctgcagctggccgtccgcaacgacgaggagctcaacaagctgctggaaaagtgaccatcgctcagggcggggtgctgcctaatatccaggccgtgctgctgcccaagaaaaccaccaagtGCAAGTaaaaagcggacaggatttaatctaataacccaaaggctcttttcagagccactcacAGTATCTGAAAGGGCTGGTTACTGTTCTATGGATCACATTCGTCCGTGGATCTGTGGATCATAATTATCCCAGATCTAGTTTAATATATTGAATCTATGCAATTAAGCTGGGTGTTTCCTGATCTCTGTCTAACATGTAGAAATCTAGATCACCAAACACTGCCGCAGGTTTGCTGTTAGCGGATATTCGGATCAGTGATTCAATATAGAGAGAGATTGATTTATGGTACCTTACAACAGGATTTTATAACAGCAAACCCAGGGCACTGTCTGTCGACGGTGATTAGTTGATAACCAAGAATgtctgagggtcacttctgatcaggaaactaacagcttaattgcagagattcaatGTTAATTTAGAACTGGGACAATTGTGATCCATAGAACATtaaccagccctttcacagatagtgtgagtggctctgaaaagagcctttacgttattagattaaatcttgtgcACTTCACTTGTTCTTGGACACACTGGTGGTTTtcatgggcagcagcacagcctggatattaggcagcatcatcatcataggcagtccctcaaaatcgaggaagacttgcttctaatctaaaaatgaattcttaggtgactgaacagtctaatacaggatTTACAGTTTCTGTCAGAGATGGGACGGAAGTCTTTgaaaaaagggtgggtgggattggtttgccgcacgctccttccgctgcctgcgcttcatttctgcatgctctcggcgatgagacttgtggtgctcagtgccctcccggatgcacttcctccacttaggacagtccactacaggtgccgctggggatgtcacattttatcagggaggctttgagggcgtccttgaaacatttcctctgcccaccttgagctcgcttgccgtgcaggagttcagaTAGaatgcttggtttgggagtcttgtgtcaggcatgcaaacgtgACCTGCccactggagctggtcgagtgtggtcagttcttcgatgctggggatattggcctggtcaaggacactaacttTGGTAtgttggtcctcccaggggatttgcaggatcttgtggatacgtttttggtggtatttctctagtgatttgaggtgtctgttgtacatggtctacaggggtgtagtgatacccatcctcctgtatggtatTAGATAGCACCCTGGCCTGAGCGATGGCCATCcctaccagcagcttgttgagctccttgtTGTTGCAGACAGCTAGCTGCAAGCCATCGGACTTCTGAacgtgcttcgcagccaatgaagtacattttgaagtgtagacactatagtaatgtaggaaaggcggcagacattttgcacacagcaagctcccacaaacagcaatgtgataatgaccagatatgctGTTGTGTTATGTTGATCAGGGGATtaagtattggccagggcactgggtatACTGACCTTTCTTCCTTCAAAATAGTggtcatgggatcctttacgtccacctgagagagcagaagtggcctcggtttaatgtctcttcctaTAAATGGCACctcaggcagtgcagcactccctcattactgcactggtgtgtcagcctagatttttgtgttcaagtccctggagtgggacttgaacccacaaactttgactcaaacgagagtgctaccaactgaagcacAGCTGATAAGATTGTGATCTATAGATAAGTTTCTTCAGACAGTaggcagccctttcacagatagagTGGGTGGTTCTGAAAAGAACCAACGTGTTATTAGATTAAATATAATCCACTTTACTTGCTCTTGCTGGGTCCTGCATTGGATTTCTTTGTCAGAAGCACCGCCTGGATTTTtgactgttcagccatgatcttattgatttgtggagcagatggcattcgataaggtgctgcatAAGAgggtactgcacaaggtaaaaccacacatggttgggagtaatatattagcacggatagaggattggctaaataacagaaaacagagtcgggataaataggtcattttccggttggcaaaaagtaactagtggggtctcaactattaccagtctatattaatgacttgaatgaagggatcaagtgtaatttagccaagtctgctgatgataaaaagagagatggaaagtaaattgtgagctggacacacacaatctgcaaaaacgggatatagacaggctaagtgagtgggcaaaatgttggcagatggagtataatttgggaaaatgtgagtttacctactttggcagaaaaaatagtaaagcaaattattactttaatggagaaaaattgcaaaatgctgcagtacagagggatctggggatccttgagcATGAagcacaagaagttagtatgcaggtacagcaagtaatcaggaaggcaaatggaatgttggcctttattgcaagggggatagagtataaaagcagagaagtcctgctttaactgtacagggtattagtgaggccacacctggagtactgcattcagtttgtctctgtatttaaggaaggatatacttgcattggaggcagttcagagaatgttcactcagttgattctggagatgtgggggttgacttatgaagataggttaagtaggttgggcctgtactcattggagttcagaagaatgagaggtgatcttatcaaaacatacaagataatgtgaGGTCTCGCCAAGCTCGATGCAGACAGGATatttaggggaaactagaactagggggcagagtctcagaataagggccgtccattcaaaactgagatgaggagaaatttcttctcaaagtattgtaaatctatggaattctctgccccagagagctgtggaggttgggtcattgaatacatttaagacggagacacagacttttgagcgataaggggtatggggagcgggcagggaagtggagctgagtccatgatgtgatcatccatgatcttagtaaatggcagagcaggtgcgaAAGGGCCAAatagctgactcctgctcctatttcttatgttctaggccTTGATCTGATAGAGCAGTCCCTTGTGTTGGACCTTACCGAAAACTTTcaaagtctggtacaggggagggtgaggggggtctgtgtcagtctgggacagggaagagtgaggggagggggggcctggttcagtctgggacaggggagagtgtgtggggagggagggggcggtatgggtccgtctgggacatgggagggtgaggggggtctgggtcagtttgggaaagGTAAGGATGAGGAGGggtgggttctgggacaggggagggtgagggggtctgagacacgggagggtgagaggggtctggttcagtctaggacaggggagggccTGGTTCAGGGGAGAGTGTGGAGGGGAgtggtatgggtcagtctgggacaggagggtgagaggggtctggttcTCTGGGTGAGGGGGCTGGGCTCtggttctgtctgggacagggTGAGTGGGGGTCTGGATCAGGGAAGAGTGTGCGGTATGGGAtcatctgggacagtggagggtgagggggtatggttcaggggagggtgaggggggtctgggccagtggagggtgagggggttctgggtaaatctgggacagaggagggtgaggggggtctgggtcaggggagggtgaggggggtctgagtcagtctgggacaggggaggatgaggggaatctgggtcagtctgggacaggggagggtgaggggggtctgtgtcaatctgggacagaggagggtgaggggggtctgggtcaggggagtctgagtcagtctgggacaggggagggtgaggggggtctggttcagtctgggacaggggagggtaagggggtttctgtatcagtctgggacaggggagagtgaggggagtctggttctgggtcagtctcggACCAGGACAATTGAGGGAGGTGTTGTCTGCTCCAGCCCTGTACAGTGCCCGGTAAATGGGGCACATTTCCTGAGTGTGTGCTGGGAATTGAAGATGATTGCTTTGTATTTCtgcacccagccagaatcagcatcttcaggggaggagagctgCCGTGGATAAATGTAACTCCCTGCAGCTCAGTGATAGTGGAGCTAACATGGGGGGTTCTGGGGGAGCAGAGGGATCGCTCCCCCCGTGTGGAGACTCAGTGTCCCAGGTCTGTGGGCCAAACCTCTGAGGTCTGGGGGTTTCTCCAGGGTCCGTGAGGTCCCACGTGGTCTCTGTGGAATCTCAGGCTGCAGCGCAGAATGAGGGGATTTGGCATCAATCTGACTCAGGATTCATGACCAGAAGGTTTGGCGAAGTTACCCTTTTGTCTGCGGACACTCCAGCAGCGACTTCCCCAGACACAGGGAGACTCCCCTAtagtgtgcagtatgttcagtgtctgaccccgagctgccccagggagggggcagtgtgtgatgtccctgtgaggtgcagtaagttcagtgtctgacccggaGCTGTCACAGggaagggacagtgtgtgaggTCCCCGTGGGATGCAGTAAGTTCAAtgtctgaccctgatctgccctcattcctcctgctccAGGGGGCAGTCACGCTCCAATCAGTCTGAATTGATTGGAGGGACACAGTCATCTACTGGACACAGACGGTATTTCAAGGCAGATCATGTACAACTCCATCCCAGAGAAATCGAAAACcaacctgcagattcaattcattttattatcaattgttTAACAAACTTCAGCTCCATTTGTAGCAGCTTTCAGTATTTGAATAAAACCCTTCTGatattttgtatcattctttaTGCTAGAATCTGCAAAATACATCCCaaaagtagataatcaaggggctatagggaaaggAAAACGTAAAACAAtctctatcactaaagaaaaagtacccgGTAAAATGatgggaccaaaggtggacaagtcccctggacctgatggcctgcatcctaggatcttaaaagaagtggctgcagagatagtggatgcattggttgaaatctccCTGGATTGTGGAGAGGACCCAGCGGTTTggtaaaccacaaatgtaacaacgctatttaaaaaaggagggagacagaaaccaggaaactatagactagttaatctaacatctgttgttgggaaaaagctaaactccattattaaggaaccagtagcaggacatttggaaaatcataatacagtcaggcagagtcagcatggttttatgaaagagaaatcatgtttgacgaatttgctggagctctttaaggatgtaatgggcagggtggataagggggggggaaccagtggatgtggtgtatttggatttccagaagatattcgataaggtgccacataacaggttgctgcacaagataaaagttcacggggttggggataatatattagcatagatagaggattggctaactaagaagacagagagtcgggataaatgggtcattttctggttagcaaatagtgactagtggagtgctgcagggatcggtgctggagcctcaactatttgcaatctacattaatgacttggtgaagggaccgagtgtaatgttgccaagttttctcatgatacaaagatggatgggaaagcaagttgtaagaagGACACAAAGAAACTGCACaagtatgtgagtgggcaaaaatttggcagattgagtataatgtgggaaagtgtgaggttatccactttagcaagaaaaagaaaaatataatttattatttaaatggagagatattacaaaatgtgctgtatattcaatgactcggcctccacagctctttagggtggagaattccacaaatttacaacaccttgtgcacgaaacacaaaaagttagtatgcaggtacaagtaatTATGATGGCAATagaaatgttggcctttgttgcaagatgGATAGAATATAAATGCagcgaaatcctgctacaactgtacagggtattagtgagaccacacctggagtattgcgtacagttttgatcttatttaaggcaggatatacttgcattggagacagttcagagaagcttcactagtttgattattgagaaggggttgacatatgaagataggttgggcctacactcaatggagtttagaagaatgagagatgatcttattgaaacatatgatgctgagggggctcgaaaaggtagatgcagagaagatgtttccactagtgggggaatctagaactagcggcCATAGTTTAAGAGGTGGCCAAATTAGaactgatgagcagaaatttcttctgagtgtcgtaaatctgtgtaattctctgccccacatagctgtggaggctgggtcattgaatagatttaaggtggagatagacagatttttgagcgataatggagtgaagggttatggggagtgggcagggaagtggagctgtgcccaagatcagatcagccatgatcttattaaatggtagcgcaggctcgagtggccaatggcctactcctgctcctatttatgttttttaaagggtgaattatggatgcaaacacaatcagcattatttttgtCTGACCATTTTCCCGATGATTAATTGGTCCAAAATGCAGAATATTAAATTCCAGCCCAGTTATTGGGGGAGTTAATATTAGCAGAAAGCAATCCCAACTTGTCAGAATAGACATGATTCAGTATGGGATAACAGCAGAAtcaaaaccctgcagtcacttgtgaactcgctggtgtttcagcagggcgcatgactgagtgaatcccttcccacattcggagcagatgaatggcctctccccagtgtgaactcgctggtgtgccagcaggttggatgactgagtgaagcctttcccacacacagtgcaggtgaacagcctctccccagtgtgaactcgctggtgttttagcaggtgggatgactgagtgaatcccttcccacactctgagcaggtgaacggtctctccccagtgtgaactcgctggtgttcagtgaggtgggatgacacagtgaatcccttcccacaaactgagcaggtgaatggcctctccccagtgtgaactcgctgatgtatcagcaggcaggatgacagagtgaatcccttcccgcactcagaacaggtgaatggcctctccccggtgtgaaatcgctggtgagttagaaggtgggatgaccgagtgaatcccttcccacactctgagcaggtgaacgacctctccccagtgtgaactcgctggtgttgcagcaggttggatgaggcagtgaatcccttcccacacactgagcaggtgaatggtctctccccagtgtgaactcgctggtgtctcagcaggtaggatgaggcagtgaatccattcccacagtcagagcaggtgaatggcttctccccagtgtgaactcgctggtgaattcgaagatgggatgaccgagtgaatcccttcccacagtcagagcaggtgaacggtctctccccagtgtgaactcgctggtgtctcagcaggtcggatgatgcagtgaatcccttcccacacactgagcaggtgaacggcctctccccagtatgaactcgctggtgtctcagcaggttggataactgagtgaatcccttcccacagtcagagcaggtgaacggcctctccccagtgtgactgtgccaatgaacttccagctcagacgggtaattgaatcccttcccacagtcctcacattcccacggtttctccatgatgcgggtgtccttgtgtctctccaggttggacgatcagttaaagcctggtccacacacaacacgtgtatggtttctccccgctgtgaacggtgcaatgttttttcaggctgtgtaactggttaaagctctttccacagtcagtgcactggaaaactcgcactcgggtgtgtgtgtctcagtgcttttccagtcacactgatgattgaaatctgttcccacagacagaacagacaaatatttctccttccacattcaaaggccgatgatattcaggtcctgaggaatcgagtgattccgtcagatcttgacgtgatgtttggtttgaatttcccgtctgcaaatcctgcccaTTGAATACCCTGGAAAAAGAGTTTACAAAAATCCTTACTGCAAATactggacagaaattcagaacagataattctagattctatggaacattctttcctctcttgttcctccaaagctgtaaatcaccACCCCATACATTCTTCCccctccctgtcctgaaattcaaaagCTTGTCTTCACCTCCCAATTTTTTTCActaactctggctggggtcagttttacactcactggttcccctccctctcctcccctgcagGTGCTGGCTCTgggtcctttttttaaataggggtgttacatttgcgattttccaacctgttcagactgccccagaatccagggaattttggtagattacaaccaatgcatctctgaagaccctaggatgtaagacatcaggtccaggggacctgtccacctttaaTCTCATTATTTTATCCagtgctacttcattagtgatagttccccctacctatagccccatgattatcTAATATTGGAATGCTTTtactgtcttctaccatgaagaccgatacaaaatgtttgtcaacatctctgtcattttcctgttctccattattaattctccagtctcatcctccaggggaccaacatttactttacccactcttttccttttgtactgtttttatatttcgtgtgagtttactttcataatctatgtaacctctcaatcattttttagtcgttctctgctgactTTTAAAAATTTCCTAATCCTCCGGCCTACCActcgttttggccacattgtatgcatttgttttcaattgataccctcccttattatcTTAGTTAGCCTCGGATGGcaatcccttctcttacaatctttccttctcattgggatatatttttgttgagttatgaaatatctccttaaatgcttaAACTGATCAACTGTCCCATTCTTTAGACTACttgcccagtccactttagccaactctgtcctcatacctttgttgtctcctttatttaagcttagaaccctGGTttcagaaccaactttctcaccctccaaataaatgtgaaattcaaccatactatggtcactcattcctagaggatcttttacaacgatatcatttattaaccctgtctcattatacagtactagatgtaagatagctttctccctggttggttccacaacatactattCAAGGAAAGTATCCCAGATACacgctatgaactcctcctcaaggctaccctggccaatttgctttgtccaatcaatatgaaggttaaaatcacccatgattattgccgttcctttattacaagcctccattatttcttgagttatactcca
The DNA window shown above is from Pristiophorus japonicus isolate sPriJap1 chromosome 19, sPriJap1.hap1, whole genome shotgun sequence and carries:
- the LOC139229888 gene encoding zinc finger protein 850-like, whose product is MEKPWECEDCGKGFNYPSELEVHWHSHTGERPFTCSDCGKGFTQLSNLLRHQRVHTGERPFTCSVCGKGFTASSDLLRHQRVHTGERPFTCSDCGKGFTRSSHLRIHQRVHTGEKPFTCSDCGNGFTASSYLLRHQRVHTGERPFTCSVCGKGFTASSNLLQHQRVHTGERSFTCSECGKGFTRSSHLLTHQRFHTGERPFTCSECGKGFTLSSCLLIHQRVHTGERPFTCSVCGKGFTVSSHLTEHQRVHTGERPFTCSECGKGFTQSSHLLKHQRVHTGERLFTCTVCGKGFTQSSNLLAHQRVHTGERPFICSECGKGFTQSCALLKHQRVHNGEKRYTCSVCGQGFSRSSNLERHKCSHTGQKPCKCGDCGKRFNYPSQLETHRRGHTGERPFTCSNCGKGFTTSSYLLIHQRVHTGERPFTCSDCGKGFTLSSHLLTHQRVHTGERPFTCSDCGKGFAQSSHLLIHERGHTGERPFTCSVCGKGFTTSSQLLTHQRVHTGERPFTCSECGQGFPQSSNLLRHQRIHTGERPFKCSDCEKSFKSKQHLLTHQQVHTGERPFKCSDCEKSFKSKQHLLRHQRVHTGERPFTCFDCGKGFTLSSYLLRHQRVHTGERPFSCSECGKGFTRLSHLLTHQRVHK